The following are encoded in a window of Campylobacter concisus ATCC 51562 genomic DNA:
- a CDS encoding plasminogen-binding N-terminal domain-containing protein, with amino-acid sequence MKRIFVILSLVFGFAFGADFSLNEYRTPIISVDSDGTATIVDSPEILIGSSGVVLHKFDTDSSIIARVSVISKNSGFAKIRFEVFDLLEQKALPLPGIAPANGDMVVLNYLYNRSLIIVPNKEIYEEITSAFPNMIFIHPDIIGAYLSYEYKPNPSRDDFRKMCAQSAAGLIFVAMDGRSVFADCQSFKVLKEFKSGEVEYYQLPFYTRVSDIDTVFWKLNSEHINNYDAHYEKLFEEDN; translated from the coding sequence TTGAAACGTATATTTGTGATTTTATCGCTAGTTTTTGGCTTTGCTTTTGGGGCTGATTTTTCTTTAAATGAGTATAGAACTCCTATAATTAGCGTCGATAGTGATGGCACAGCGACGATAGTTGATAGTCCAGAAATTTTAATCGGCTCAAGTGGTGTCGTACTTCATAAATTTGATACTGATAGCTCTATCATCGCAAGAGTTAGCGTTATCTCAAAAAATTCTGGCTTTGCTAAGATTAGATTTGAGGTGTTTGATCTACTTGAGCAAAAGGCGCTCCCGCTTCCAGGCATTGCACCTGCAAATGGCGATATGGTCGTGCTAAACTATCTTTATAACCGCTCATTAATCATCGTGCCAAATAAAGAAATTTACGAAGAGATCACATCTGCGTTTCCAAATATGATATTTATCCACCCAGATATTATAGGAGCGTATCTAAGCTACGAATACAAGCCAAATCCAAGCAGAGATGACTTTAGAAAAATGTGCGCTCAAAGTGCAGCCGGTCTAATTTTCGTAGCAATGGATGGCAGAAGCGTTTTTGCTGATTGCCAAAGCTTTAAAGTACTAAAAGAATTTAAAAGTGGTGAGGTTGAGTACTATCAGCTGCCATTTTATACAAGAGTTAGCGACATAGACACCGTCTTTTGGAAGCTAAATAGCGAGCACATCAACAACTACGATGCTCACTATGAAAAACTTTTTGAAGAAGATAACTGA